The following coding sequences are from one Candidatus Aminicenantes bacterium window:
- a CDS encoding NAD-dependent protein deacetylase: MTVNWIKKIKGAVEIIEAAGALLVCAGAGMGVDSGLPDFRGNQGFWNAYPPYRKLGLDFYGLANPEWFATDPELAWGFYGHRLNLYRRTVPHPGFGLLLKWAMAKAGGYFVFTSNVDGQFQKAGFAQACIHECHGSLQYLQCAAGCSDRIWPTGSQVLDVDEETMRARPPLPDCPSCGRLARPNVLMFGDWNWQPQRSREQAGRLRDWLEAIEGKKLAIIECGAGTAVPSVRRLSEQLISRPYTLLIRINKNEAAVPPGQVGLAGGALSVLKKIGEFIPGS; encoded by the coding sequence GTGACTGTAAATTGGATCAAAAAGATCAAAGGGGCTGTTGAAATCATTGAGGCGGCCGGGGCGCTGCTGGTCTGCGCCGGGGCAGGGATGGGCGTCGACTCAGGGCTCCCCGATTTCCGCGGCAACCAGGGCTTCTGGAACGCCTATCCGCCCTATCGCAAGCTCGGTCTCGATTTCTACGGACTGGCCAACCCCGAATGGTTCGCTACCGACCCGGAACTGGCCTGGGGCTTTTACGGCCACCGCCTGAACCTCTACCGGCGGACGGTTCCCCACCCGGGATTCGGCCTGTTGCTGAAATGGGCCATGGCCAAGGCCGGAGGATATTTCGTCTTCACTTCCAACGTCGACGGCCAGTTCCAAAAAGCCGGCTTCGCGCAAGCGTGCATCCATGAATGCCATGGCTCGCTGCAATACCTGCAATGCGCGGCCGGTTGTTCGGACCGGATCTGGCCGACGGGCAGCCAGGTGCTCGACGTGGACGAGGAAACCATGCGCGCCCGGCCGCCGCTGCCGGACTGCCCGTCCTGCGGCCGGTTGGCGCGGCCCAATGTGCTGATGTTCGGAGACTGGAACTGGCAGCCGCAGCGTAGCCGGGAGCAAGCCGGGCGGCTGCGCGATTGGCTGGAGGCGATCGAGGGTAAAAAGCTGGCCATTATCGAGTGCGGCGCGGGTACGGCCGTGCCCAGCGTGCGCCGCCTGTCTGAACAGCTTATATCACGGCCGTACACCCTGCTAATCCGCATCAATAAAAATGAGGCCGCTGTCCCCCCGGGACAAGTCGGCCTGGCCGGAGGCGCTTTGTCCGTTCTAAAAAAAATCGGGGAGTTTATTCCAGGGTCTTGA
- a CDS encoding saccharopine dehydrogenase NADP-binding domain-containing protein: MKILLLGVGMQGKAALHDLCQNPDVERIVAADSDLQALQRHVAERKYGDKVACQRVDAEDPGSIGRLMAPKPAVVVDLLPSRFSPAVGRAALRAGSHLVNSVYVLPALRGLEAEIAAAGLTFLPEFGMDPGIDLVLLGRAVSHFDRIDTIDSYGAGVPEPGADDNPLRYKVTWTFAGVLRAYMRGGRLIRDGKIVEVGSSETFSPENVHEVEIPGLGLFEAFANGDALAYAALLGIDPLRLRRLGRYSFRWPGHCAFWKKMVDLHLLDDAPLTVDGVTVNRRNFLAAAIEPHIHLGDRERDVAVIRVDISGTKDGVKKRAVLQVIDYRDLETGFTAMNRTVGYTTSIGAQLIGSGRITRRGLLSPLRDIPYETFKQELAKRNIHISEEIKTLE, translated from the coding sequence ATGAAAATCCTGTTGCTGGGCGTGGGCATGCAGGGCAAGGCGGCCCTGCACGACCTGTGCCAGAACCCCGATGTCGAACGCATCGTCGCCGCCGATAGCGATTTGCAGGCGCTGCAACGGCATGTCGCGGAAAGGAAATACGGCGACAAGGTCGCTTGCCAGCGGGTGGATGCCGAGGATCCCGGCAGCATCGGCCGGCTCATGGCGCCGAAACCCGCCGTGGTCGTCGATCTGCTTCCCTCGCGCTTCAGCCCGGCGGTCGGCCGCGCCGCCCTCCGGGCCGGCAGCCACCTGGTCAATTCGGTCTACGTCCTCCCCGCGCTGCGCGGGCTCGAAGCGGAGATCGCCGCCGCCGGGCTGACCTTCCTGCCAGAGTTCGGCATGGACCCCGGCATCGACCTGGTGCTGCTCGGCCGTGCCGTCAGCCACTTCGACCGCATCGATACCATCGACAGCTATGGCGCCGGGGTTCCCGAGCCCGGGGCCGACGACAACCCCCTGCGCTACAAGGTGACCTGGACCTTCGCCGGCGTCTTGCGCGCTTACATGCGCGGCGGCCGGCTGATCCGCGACGGCAAAATCGTGGAGGTCGGCAGCAGCGAGACGTTCAGCCCGGAAAACGTGCACGAGGTCGAGATACCCGGCCTGGGCCTCTTCGAGGCTTTCGCCAACGGCGATGCCCTGGCCTATGCCGCGCTGCTGGGAATCGACCCGCTCCGGCTGCGGCGGCTGGGACGCTACTCCTTCCGCTGGCCCGGTCATTGCGCCTTCTGGAAAAAAATGGTCGACCTGCACCTGCTCGACGACGCGCCGCTGACCGTAGACGGCGTCACCGTTAACCGCCGCAATTTCCTGGCCGCGGCCATCGAGCCCCACATCCACCTCGGCGACCGAGAGCGCGACGTCGCGGTAATCCGCGTGGACATCAGCGGCACGAAGGACGGCGTCAAAAAGCGCGCCGTGCTGCAGGTCATCGACTATCGGGATCTGGAGACCGGCTTCACGGCCATGAACCGGACCGTGGGCTATACGACCAGCATCGGCGCCCAGCTCATCGGCAGCGGTCGGATCACCAGGCGCGGCCTGCTCTCGCCCTTGCGCGACATTCCCTATGAAACTTTCAAACAGGAACTCGCCAAGCGCAATATTCACATCAGCGAAGAGATCAAGACCCTGGAATAA
- a CDS encoding S4 domain-containing protein, with product MIARIDQWLWAARLFKTRTLANQACRGGRVQIAGKAVKPAHPVQPGEIVCIKQAPIVRQYQVKNLAVKRVSAVLARELFSEITPAVDLEKLAQARHDPLGLIFACREKGSGRPTKKERRSLEEMRNEVKS from the coding sequence TTTTCAAGACCCGGACCCTGGCCAACCAAGCCTGTCGCGGCGGCCGGGTGCAAATCGCCGGCAAGGCGGTCAAGCCGGCCCATCCCGTCCAACCCGGAGAAATCGTCTGCATCAAGCAGGCGCCGATCGTGCGCCAGTACCAGGTGAAGAACCTCGCCGTCAAAAGGGTCTCGGCCGTCCTGGCCCGCGAGCTGTTCTCCGAGATCACGCCGGCCGTTGACCTGGAAAAGCTGGCCCAGGCCAGGCATGACCCGTTGGGATTGATCTTTGCCTGCAGGGAAAAAGGGAGCGGCCGTCCGACCAAGAAAGAACGCCGCAGCCTGGAAGAAATGCGTAACGAGGTAAAATCATGA